The following are encoded together in the Bubalus bubalis isolate 160015118507 breed Murrah chromosome 14, NDDB_SH_1, whole genome shotgun sequence genome:
- the TSHZ2 gene encoding teashirt homolog 2 isoform X2: MPRRKQQAPKRAAGYAQEEQLKEEEEIKEEEEEEEDSGSGAQPQGSNDAGTDEEPETGPEQKGCFSYQNSPGSHLSNQDAENESLLSDASDQVSDIKSVCGRDASDKKASVHPKLPNEAHSCMDKMTAVYANILSDSYWSGLGLGFKLSNSERRNCDTRNGGNKTDFDWHQDALSKSLQQNLPSRSVSKPSLFSSVQLYRQSSKMCGAVFTGASRFRCRQCSAAYDTLVELTVHMNETGHYQDDNRKKDKLRPTSYSKPRKRAFQDMDKEDAQKVLKCMFCGDSFDSLQDLSVHMIKTKHYQKVPLKEPVPTISSKMVTPAKKRVFDVNRPCSPDSTTGSFADSFPPQKNASLQLSCNNRYGYQNGASYTWQFEACKSQILKCMECGSSHDTLQQLTTHMMVTGHFLKVTSSASKKGKQLVLDPLAVEKMQSLSDAPNSDALAPKPSSNSASDAAVSSMELKKDSKKEKPEEINQDEKVMKSEDYEDPLQKPLDPTIKYQYLREEDLEDGSKGGGDILKSLENTVTTAINKAQNGAPSWSAYPSIHAAYQLSEGTKPSLPMGSQVLQIRPNLSNKLRPIAPKWKVMPLVSVPAHLAPYTQVKKEPTDKEEAVRECGKESPREEASSFSHSEGHAFSKSEPPAESKKVEPRPPKEEDKLMREGSEKEKAPVLEPASPLSNGCALANPAAALPGINPLSALQSVLNNHLGKATEPLRAPSCSSPSSSTMSMFHKPSLSVMDKPVLSPPSTRPASVSRRYLFENNDQPIDLTKSKSKKAESSQAQSCTSPPQKHALSDIADMVKVLPKATTPKPATSPRVPPVKLEMDVRRFEDVSSEVSTLHKRKGRQSNWNPQHLLILQAQFASSLFQTSEGKYLLSDLGPQERMQISKFTGLSMTTISHWLANVKYQLRKTGGTKFLKNMDKGHPVFYCGDCASQFRTPSTYISHLESHLGFQMKDMTRLAVEQQGKAEQEISRVSSAQRSPESTAGEEDTDSKFKCKLCCRTFVSKHAVKLHLSKTHSKSPEHHSQFVTDADEE; this comes from the coding sequence GCTATGCCCAGGAGGAACAgctgaaggaagaggaggaaatcaaagaggaagaggaggaagaggaagacagtGGTTCGGGAGCTCAACCTCAGGGCAGCAATGACGCAGGGACAGACGAGGAGCCGGAAACGGGCCCCGAGCAAAAGGGCTGCTTCAGCTACCAGAACTCCCCAGGAAGCCACCTGTCCAACCAGGACGCTGAGAACGAGTCCCTGCTGAGCGATGCCAGTGATCAGGTGTCAGACATCAAGAGCGTGTGCGGCCGAGATGCCTCGGATAAGAAAGCCAGCGTGCACCCTAAGCTTCCAAACGAAGCCCACAGCTGCATGGATAAGATGACCGCCGTCTACGCCAACATCTTGTCTGATTCCTACTGGTCGGGCCTGGGTCTTGGCTTCAAGCTGTCCAACAGCGAGAGGCGGAATTGTGACACCCGAAACGGCGGCAACAAGACGGATTTCGACTGGCACCAGGACGCTCTGTCCAAAAGCCTGCAGCAGAACTTGCCCTCGAGGTCCGTGTCGAAGCCCAGCCTGTTCAGCTCGGTCCAGCTGTACCGGCAGAGCAGCAAGATGTGCGGGGCTGTGTTCACCGGGGCCAGCAGGTTCCGGTGCCGGCAGTGCAGCGCCGCCTACGACACCCTGGTTGAGCTGACCGTCCACATGAACGAAACCGGCCACTACCAAGACGACAACCGCAAAAAGGACAAGCTCAGGCCCACGAGCTACTCCAAGCCCCGAAAGAGGGCTTTCCAGGATATGGACAAGGAGGATGCTCAAAAGGTCCTGAAATGCATGTTTTGCGGTGATTCCTTTGATTCCCTCCAAGATTTGAGTGTCCACATgatcaaaacaaaacattacCAAAAAGTGCCTTTGAAGGAACCAGTCCCAACCATTTCATCAAAAATGGTCACTCCCGCCAAGAAACGCGTCTTCGACGTCAATCGGCCATGCTCCCCAGATTCAACCACTGGGTCGTTTGCAGATTCGTTTCCGCCCCAGAAGAACGCCAGCCTCCAACTGTCCTGCAACAACCGCTACGGCTACCAAAACGGTGCCAGCTACACCTGGCAGTTCGAGGCCTGCAAGTCCCAGATCTTGAAGTGCATGGAGTGTGGGAGCTCCCACGACACTCTGCAGCAGCTCACCACCCACATGATGGTCACCGGTCACTTTCTCAAGGTCACCAGCTCCGCCTCCAAGAAAGGCAAGCAGCTGGTGCTGGACCCACTGGCTGTGGAGAAGATGCAGTCGTTGTCAGATGCCCCAAACAGTGATGCCCTGGCTCCCAAGCCATCAAGTAACTCTGCCTCTGATGCTGCAGTCTCCTCGATGGAGCTGAAGAAGGACAGCAAAAAGGAAAAGCCAGAGGAGATCAACCAGGATGAGAAAGTCATGAAAAGCGAAGACTATGAAGACCCTCTCCAAAAGCCACTAGATCCTACGATAAAGTACCAGTATCTGAGGGAGGAGGACTTGGAAGATGGCTCGAAGGGCGGAGGGGACATTTTGAAGTCTTTGGAAAATACCGTTACCACCGCCATCAACAAAGCCCAGAATGGGGCTCCCAGCTGGAGCGCGTACCCCAGCATCCACGCAGCCTACCAGCTCTCGGAGGGCACGAAGCCTTCCTTGCCTATGGGCTCCCAAGTCCTGCAGATCCGACCCAACCTCAGCAACAAGCTGAGGCCTATCGCACCCAAGTGGAAAGTGATGCCGCTGGTGTCCGTGCCTGCACACCTGGCCCCTTACACGCAAGTGAAGAAGGAGCCGACGGACAAAGAGGAGGCGGTGAGGGAGTGTGGGAAAGAAAGTCCCCGTGAGGAGGCGTCCTCGTTCAGCCACAGCGAGGGGCATGCTTTCTCCAAAAGCGAACCCCCTGCAGAGTCTAAAAAGGTTGAGCCGCGTCCCCCGAAGGAGGAGGACAAGCTGATGAGAGAGggcagtgagaaagagaaagcccCGGTCTTAGAGCCGGCATCTCCACTCAGCAACGGCTGCGCCCTTGCCAACCCTGCAGCAGCCCTGCCGGGCATCAACCCACTCAGCGCCCTGCAGTCCGTCCTGAACAATCACCTGGGCAAAGCCACAGAACCCTTGCGCGCGCCCTCCTGCTCCAGCCCAAGCTCAAGCACAATGTCCATGTTTCACAAGCCGAGCCTCAGCGTCATGGACAAGCCGGTCCTGAGTCCCCCCTCCACGAGGCCAGCCAGCGTGTCCAGACGCTATCTGTTCGAGAACAACGATCAGCCCATCGACCTGACCAAGTCCAAGAGCAAGAAGGCCGAGTCCTCGCAAGCACAGTCCTGCACGTCCCCGCCCCAGAAGCACGCCCTGTCCGACATCGCCGACATGGTCAAGGTCCTCCCCAAGGCCACCACCCCGAAGCCCGCCACCTCCCCCAGGGTCCCTCCTGTGAAGCTGGAGATGGATGTCAGGCGCTTCGAGGACGTGTCCAGTGAGGTCTCCACCTTGCATAAGAGGAAAGGCCGGCAGTCCAACTGGAACCCCCAGCATCTTCTGATCCTGCAGGCTCAGTTTGCCTCCAGCCTCTTCCAGACCTCCGAGGGCAAATACCTGCTGTCCGACCTGGGCCCGCAAGAGCGGATGCAGATCTCGAAGTTTACGGGACTCTCAATGACCACCATCAGCCACTGGCTTGCCAACGTCAAGTACCAGCTTAGGAAAACGGGCGGGACCAAGTTCCTGAAGAACATGGACAAAGGACACCCTGTCTTCTACTGCGGTGACTGTGCCTCCCAGTTCCGAACCCCGTCCACCTACATCAGCCACTTAGAGTCCCACCTGGGCTTCCAAATGAAGGACATGACCCGCCTGGCCGTGGAGCAGCAAGGCAAAGCGGAGCAGGAGATCTCCCGGGTGTCGTCGGCTCAGCGGTCCCCGGAAAGCACAGCTGGCGAAGAGGACACGGACTCTAAATTCAAGTGTAAGTTGTGCTGCCGGACATTTGTGAGCAAACATGCAGTAAAACTCCACCTAAGCAAAACGCACAGCAAGTCCCCCGAACACCATTCTCAGTTTGTAACAGACGCGGACGAAGAATAG
- the TSHZ2 gene encoding teashirt homolog 2 isoform X1 has translation MSSSSPLTGYAQEEQLKEEEEIKEEEEEEEDSGSGAQPQGSNDAGTDEEPETGPEQKGCFSYQNSPGSHLSNQDAENESLLSDASDQVSDIKSVCGRDASDKKASVHPKLPNEAHSCMDKMTAVYANILSDSYWSGLGLGFKLSNSERRNCDTRNGGNKTDFDWHQDALSKSLQQNLPSRSVSKPSLFSSVQLYRQSSKMCGAVFTGASRFRCRQCSAAYDTLVELTVHMNETGHYQDDNRKKDKLRPTSYSKPRKRAFQDMDKEDAQKVLKCMFCGDSFDSLQDLSVHMIKTKHYQKVPLKEPVPTISSKMVTPAKKRVFDVNRPCSPDSTTGSFADSFPPQKNASLQLSCNNRYGYQNGASYTWQFEACKSQILKCMECGSSHDTLQQLTTHMMVTGHFLKVTSSASKKGKQLVLDPLAVEKMQSLSDAPNSDALAPKPSSNSASDAAVSSMELKKDSKKEKPEEINQDEKVMKSEDYEDPLQKPLDPTIKYQYLREEDLEDGSKGGGDILKSLENTVTTAINKAQNGAPSWSAYPSIHAAYQLSEGTKPSLPMGSQVLQIRPNLSNKLRPIAPKWKVMPLVSVPAHLAPYTQVKKEPTDKEEAVRECGKESPREEASSFSHSEGHAFSKSEPPAESKKVEPRPPKEEDKLMREGSEKEKAPVLEPASPLSNGCALANPAAALPGINPLSALQSVLNNHLGKATEPLRAPSCSSPSSSTMSMFHKPSLSVMDKPVLSPPSTRPASVSRRYLFENNDQPIDLTKSKSKKAESSQAQSCTSPPQKHALSDIADMVKVLPKATTPKPATSPRVPPVKLEMDVRRFEDVSSEVSTLHKRKGRQSNWNPQHLLILQAQFASSLFQTSEGKYLLSDLGPQERMQISKFTGLSMTTISHWLANVKYQLRKTGGTKFLKNMDKGHPVFYCGDCASQFRTPSTYISHLESHLGFQMKDMTRLAVEQQGKAEQEISRVSSAQRSPESTAGEEDTDSKFKCKLCCRTFVSKHAVKLHLSKTHSKSPEHHSQFVTDADEE, from the coding sequence atgtcttcttcctctcctctcacAGGCTATGCCCAGGAGGAACAgctgaaggaagaggaggaaatcaaagaggaagaggaggaagaggaagacagtGGTTCGGGAGCTCAACCTCAGGGCAGCAATGACGCAGGGACAGACGAGGAGCCGGAAACGGGCCCCGAGCAAAAGGGCTGCTTCAGCTACCAGAACTCCCCAGGAAGCCACCTGTCCAACCAGGACGCTGAGAACGAGTCCCTGCTGAGCGATGCCAGTGATCAGGTGTCAGACATCAAGAGCGTGTGCGGCCGAGATGCCTCGGATAAGAAAGCCAGCGTGCACCCTAAGCTTCCAAACGAAGCCCACAGCTGCATGGATAAGATGACCGCCGTCTACGCCAACATCTTGTCTGATTCCTACTGGTCGGGCCTGGGTCTTGGCTTCAAGCTGTCCAACAGCGAGAGGCGGAATTGTGACACCCGAAACGGCGGCAACAAGACGGATTTCGACTGGCACCAGGACGCTCTGTCCAAAAGCCTGCAGCAGAACTTGCCCTCGAGGTCCGTGTCGAAGCCCAGCCTGTTCAGCTCGGTCCAGCTGTACCGGCAGAGCAGCAAGATGTGCGGGGCTGTGTTCACCGGGGCCAGCAGGTTCCGGTGCCGGCAGTGCAGCGCCGCCTACGACACCCTGGTTGAGCTGACCGTCCACATGAACGAAACCGGCCACTACCAAGACGACAACCGCAAAAAGGACAAGCTCAGGCCCACGAGCTACTCCAAGCCCCGAAAGAGGGCTTTCCAGGATATGGACAAGGAGGATGCTCAAAAGGTCCTGAAATGCATGTTTTGCGGTGATTCCTTTGATTCCCTCCAAGATTTGAGTGTCCACATgatcaaaacaaaacattacCAAAAAGTGCCTTTGAAGGAACCAGTCCCAACCATTTCATCAAAAATGGTCACTCCCGCCAAGAAACGCGTCTTCGACGTCAATCGGCCATGCTCCCCAGATTCAACCACTGGGTCGTTTGCAGATTCGTTTCCGCCCCAGAAGAACGCCAGCCTCCAACTGTCCTGCAACAACCGCTACGGCTACCAAAACGGTGCCAGCTACACCTGGCAGTTCGAGGCCTGCAAGTCCCAGATCTTGAAGTGCATGGAGTGTGGGAGCTCCCACGACACTCTGCAGCAGCTCACCACCCACATGATGGTCACCGGTCACTTTCTCAAGGTCACCAGCTCCGCCTCCAAGAAAGGCAAGCAGCTGGTGCTGGACCCACTGGCTGTGGAGAAGATGCAGTCGTTGTCAGATGCCCCAAACAGTGATGCCCTGGCTCCCAAGCCATCAAGTAACTCTGCCTCTGATGCTGCAGTCTCCTCGATGGAGCTGAAGAAGGACAGCAAAAAGGAAAAGCCAGAGGAGATCAACCAGGATGAGAAAGTCATGAAAAGCGAAGACTATGAAGACCCTCTCCAAAAGCCACTAGATCCTACGATAAAGTACCAGTATCTGAGGGAGGAGGACTTGGAAGATGGCTCGAAGGGCGGAGGGGACATTTTGAAGTCTTTGGAAAATACCGTTACCACCGCCATCAACAAAGCCCAGAATGGGGCTCCCAGCTGGAGCGCGTACCCCAGCATCCACGCAGCCTACCAGCTCTCGGAGGGCACGAAGCCTTCCTTGCCTATGGGCTCCCAAGTCCTGCAGATCCGACCCAACCTCAGCAACAAGCTGAGGCCTATCGCACCCAAGTGGAAAGTGATGCCGCTGGTGTCCGTGCCTGCACACCTGGCCCCTTACACGCAAGTGAAGAAGGAGCCGACGGACAAAGAGGAGGCGGTGAGGGAGTGTGGGAAAGAAAGTCCCCGTGAGGAGGCGTCCTCGTTCAGCCACAGCGAGGGGCATGCTTTCTCCAAAAGCGAACCCCCTGCAGAGTCTAAAAAGGTTGAGCCGCGTCCCCCGAAGGAGGAGGACAAGCTGATGAGAGAGggcagtgagaaagagaaagcccCGGTCTTAGAGCCGGCATCTCCACTCAGCAACGGCTGCGCCCTTGCCAACCCTGCAGCAGCCCTGCCGGGCATCAACCCACTCAGCGCCCTGCAGTCCGTCCTGAACAATCACCTGGGCAAAGCCACAGAACCCTTGCGCGCGCCCTCCTGCTCCAGCCCAAGCTCAAGCACAATGTCCATGTTTCACAAGCCGAGCCTCAGCGTCATGGACAAGCCGGTCCTGAGTCCCCCCTCCACGAGGCCAGCCAGCGTGTCCAGACGCTATCTGTTCGAGAACAACGATCAGCCCATCGACCTGACCAAGTCCAAGAGCAAGAAGGCCGAGTCCTCGCAAGCACAGTCCTGCACGTCCCCGCCCCAGAAGCACGCCCTGTCCGACATCGCCGACATGGTCAAGGTCCTCCCCAAGGCCACCACCCCGAAGCCCGCCACCTCCCCCAGGGTCCCTCCTGTGAAGCTGGAGATGGATGTCAGGCGCTTCGAGGACGTGTCCAGTGAGGTCTCCACCTTGCATAAGAGGAAAGGCCGGCAGTCCAACTGGAACCCCCAGCATCTTCTGATCCTGCAGGCTCAGTTTGCCTCCAGCCTCTTCCAGACCTCCGAGGGCAAATACCTGCTGTCCGACCTGGGCCCGCAAGAGCGGATGCAGATCTCGAAGTTTACGGGACTCTCAATGACCACCATCAGCCACTGGCTTGCCAACGTCAAGTACCAGCTTAGGAAAACGGGCGGGACCAAGTTCCTGAAGAACATGGACAAAGGACACCCTGTCTTCTACTGCGGTGACTGTGCCTCCCAGTTCCGAACCCCGTCCACCTACATCAGCCACTTAGAGTCCCACCTGGGCTTCCAAATGAAGGACATGACCCGCCTGGCCGTGGAGCAGCAAGGCAAAGCGGAGCAGGAGATCTCCCGGGTGTCGTCGGCTCAGCGGTCCCCGGAAAGCACAGCTGGCGAAGAGGACACGGACTCTAAATTCAAGTGTAAGTTGTGCTGCCGGACATTTGTGAGCAAACATGCAGTAAAACTCCACCTAAGCAAAACGCACAGCAAGTCCCCCGAACACCATTCTCAGTTTGTAACAGACGCGGACGAAGAATAG
- the TSHZ2 gene encoding teashirt homolog 2 isoform X3, with amino-acid sequence MPRRKQQAPKRAAGYAQEEQLKEEEEIKEEEEEEEDSGSGAQPQGSNDAGTDEEPETGPEQKGCFSYQNSPGSHLSNQDAENESLLSDASDQVSDIKSVCGRDASDKKASVHPKLPNEAHSCMDKMTAVYANILSDSYWSGLGLGFKLSNSERRNCDTRNGGNKTDFDWHQDALSKSLQQNLPSRSVSKPSLFSSVQLYRQSSKMCGAVFTGASRFRCRQCSAAYDTLVELTVHMNETGHYQDDNRKKDKLRPTSYSKPRKRAFQDMDKEDAQKVLKCMFCGDSFDSLQDLSVHMIKTKHYQKVPLKEPVPTISSKMVTPAKKRVFDVNRPCSPDSTTGSFADSFPPQKNASLQLSCNNRYGYQNGASYTWQFEACKSQILKCMECGSSHDTLQQLTTHMMVTGHFLKVTSSASKKGKQLVLDPLAVEKMQSLSDAPNSDALAPKPSSNSASDAAVSSMELKKDSKKEKPEEINQDEKVMKSEDYEDPLQKPLDPTIKYQYLREEDLEDGSKGGGDILKSLENTVTTAINKAQNGAPSWSAYPSIHAAYQLSEGTKPSLPMGSQVLQIRPNLSNKLRPIAPKWKVMPLVSVPAHLAPYTQVKKEPTDKEEAVRECGKESPREEASSFSHSEGHAFSKSEPPAESKKVEPRPPKEEDKLMREGSEKEKAPVLEPASPLSNGCALANPAAALPGINPLSALQSVLNNHLGKATEPLRAPSCSSPSSSTMSMFHKPSLSVMDKPVLSPPSTRPASVSRRYLFENNDQPIDLTKSKSKKAESSQAQSCTSPPQKHALSDIADMVKVLPKATTPKPATSPRVPPVKLEMDVRRFEDVSSEVSTLHKRKGRQSNWNPQHLLILQAQFASSLFQTSEGKYLLSDLGPQERMQISKFTGLSMTTISHWLANVKYQLRKTGGTKFLKNMDKGHPVFYCGDCASQFRTPSTYISHLESHLGFQMKDMTRLAVEQQGKAEQEISRVSSAQRSPESTAGEEDTDSKFK; translated from the coding sequence GCTATGCCCAGGAGGAACAgctgaaggaagaggaggaaatcaaagaggaagaggaggaagaggaagacagtGGTTCGGGAGCTCAACCTCAGGGCAGCAATGACGCAGGGACAGACGAGGAGCCGGAAACGGGCCCCGAGCAAAAGGGCTGCTTCAGCTACCAGAACTCCCCAGGAAGCCACCTGTCCAACCAGGACGCTGAGAACGAGTCCCTGCTGAGCGATGCCAGTGATCAGGTGTCAGACATCAAGAGCGTGTGCGGCCGAGATGCCTCGGATAAGAAAGCCAGCGTGCACCCTAAGCTTCCAAACGAAGCCCACAGCTGCATGGATAAGATGACCGCCGTCTACGCCAACATCTTGTCTGATTCCTACTGGTCGGGCCTGGGTCTTGGCTTCAAGCTGTCCAACAGCGAGAGGCGGAATTGTGACACCCGAAACGGCGGCAACAAGACGGATTTCGACTGGCACCAGGACGCTCTGTCCAAAAGCCTGCAGCAGAACTTGCCCTCGAGGTCCGTGTCGAAGCCCAGCCTGTTCAGCTCGGTCCAGCTGTACCGGCAGAGCAGCAAGATGTGCGGGGCTGTGTTCACCGGGGCCAGCAGGTTCCGGTGCCGGCAGTGCAGCGCCGCCTACGACACCCTGGTTGAGCTGACCGTCCACATGAACGAAACCGGCCACTACCAAGACGACAACCGCAAAAAGGACAAGCTCAGGCCCACGAGCTACTCCAAGCCCCGAAAGAGGGCTTTCCAGGATATGGACAAGGAGGATGCTCAAAAGGTCCTGAAATGCATGTTTTGCGGTGATTCCTTTGATTCCCTCCAAGATTTGAGTGTCCACATgatcaaaacaaaacattacCAAAAAGTGCCTTTGAAGGAACCAGTCCCAACCATTTCATCAAAAATGGTCACTCCCGCCAAGAAACGCGTCTTCGACGTCAATCGGCCATGCTCCCCAGATTCAACCACTGGGTCGTTTGCAGATTCGTTTCCGCCCCAGAAGAACGCCAGCCTCCAACTGTCCTGCAACAACCGCTACGGCTACCAAAACGGTGCCAGCTACACCTGGCAGTTCGAGGCCTGCAAGTCCCAGATCTTGAAGTGCATGGAGTGTGGGAGCTCCCACGACACTCTGCAGCAGCTCACCACCCACATGATGGTCACCGGTCACTTTCTCAAGGTCACCAGCTCCGCCTCCAAGAAAGGCAAGCAGCTGGTGCTGGACCCACTGGCTGTGGAGAAGATGCAGTCGTTGTCAGATGCCCCAAACAGTGATGCCCTGGCTCCCAAGCCATCAAGTAACTCTGCCTCTGATGCTGCAGTCTCCTCGATGGAGCTGAAGAAGGACAGCAAAAAGGAAAAGCCAGAGGAGATCAACCAGGATGAGAAAGTCATGAAAAGCGAAGACTATGAAGACCCTCTCCAAAAGCCACTAGATCCTACGATAAAGTACCAGTATCTGAGGGAGGAGGACTTGGAAGATGGCTCGAAGGGCGGAGGGGACATTTTGAAGTCTTTGGAAAATACCGTTACCACCGCCATCAACAAAGCCCAGAATGGGGCTCCCAGCTGGAGCGCGTACCCCAGCATCCACGCAGCCTACCAGCTCTCGGAGGGCACGAAGCCTTCCTTGCCTATGGGCTCCCAAGTCCTGCAGATCCGACCCAACCTCAGCAACAAGCTGAGGCCTATCGCACCCAAGTGGAAAGTGATGCCGCTGGTGTCCGTGCCTGCACACCTGGCCCCTTACACGCAAGTGAAGAAGGAGCCGACGGACAAAGAGGAGGCGGTGAGGGAGTGTGGGAAAGAAAGTCCCCGTGAGGAGGCGTCCTCGTTCAGCCACAGCGAGGGGCATGCTTTCTCCAAAAGCGAACCCCCTGCAGAGTCTAAAAAGGTTGAGCCGCGTCCCCCGAAGGAGGAGGACAAGCTGATGAGAGAGggcagtgagaaagagaaagcccCGGTCTTAGAGCCGGCATCTCCACTCAGCAACGGCTGCGCCCTTGCCAACCCTGCAGCAGCCCTGCCGGGCATCAACCCACTCAGCGCCCTGCAGTCCGTCCTGAACAATCACCTGGGCAAAGCCACAGAACCCTTGCGCGCGCCCTCCTGCTCCAGCCCAAGCTCAAGCACAATGTCCATGTTTCACAAGCCGAGCCTCAGCGTCATGGACAAGCCGGTCCTGAGTCCCCCCTCCACGAGGCCAGCCAGCGTGTCCAGACGCTATCTGTTCGAGAACAACGATCAGCCCATCGACCTGACCAAGTCCAAGAGCAAGAAGGCCGAGTCCTCGCAAGCACAGTCCTGCACGTCCCCGCCCCAGAAGCACGCCCTGTCCGACATCGCCGACATGGTCAAGGTCCTCCCCAAGGCCACCACCCCGAAGCCCGCCACCTCCCCCAGGGTCCCTCCTGTGAAGCTGGAGATGGATGTCAGGCGCTTCGAGGACGTGTCCAGTGAGGTCTCCACCTTGCATAAGAGGAAAGGCCGGCAGTCCAACTGGAACCCCCAGCATCTTCTGATCCTGCAGGCTCAGTTTGCCTCCAGCCTCTTCCAGACCTCCGAGGGCAAATACCTGCTGTCCGACCTGGGCCCGCAAGAGCGGATGCAGATCTCGAAGTTTACGGGACTCTCAATGACCACCATCAGCCACTGGCTTGCCAACGTCAAGTACCAGCTTAGGAAAACGGGCGGGACCAAGTTCCTGAAGAACATGGACAAAGGACACCCTGTCTTCTACTGCGGTGACTGTGCCTCCCAGTTCCGAACCCCGTCCACCTACATCAGCCACTTAGAGTCCCACCTGGGCTTCCAAATGAAGGACATGACCCGCCTGGCCGTGGAGCAGCAAGGCAAAGCGGAGCAGGAGATCTCCCGGGTGTCGTCGGCTCAGCGGTCCCCGGAAAGCACAGCTGGCGAAGAGGACACGGACTCTAAATTCAAGT